Proteins encoded within one genomic window of Candidatus Zixiibacteriota bacterium:
- a CDS encoding thiamine pyrophosphate-dependent dehydrogenase E1 component subunit alpha — protein sequence MTERFYRSLYRIRRVEETIAEVYPTDKIKSPVHLSIGQEAVAVGVCEALRPKDVVFITYRSHAAYLAKGGDLRKMIAELYGKATGCAKGKGGSMHLIDAAHGVMGASAVVGTTIANAVGYAYAVKLRRRDQVVVSFFGDGGTDEGVFHESMNFAALKGLPIIFVCENNFYAIHTHQNRRQKLANICGRARAYGMPAERIEGNDVFRIHERVRDAVGALGAGASGPFFFECLTYRLKEHVGPNEDYHLGYRRREEAEPWIAGDPVRRLAAMLDGARRARIEDEVEAEIRDAFAFAEASPFPEAAELFTDVTET from the coding sequence GTGACCGAGCGTTTCTATAGATCCCTCTACCGCATTCGCCGGGTCGAGGAGACGATCGCGGAGGTGTATCCGACGGACAAGATCAAGAGCCCGGTTCACCTCTCGATCGGGCAGGAAGCCGTCGCCGTGGGGGTGTGCGAAGCGCTGCGGCCTAAGGACGTCGTCTTCATTACCTACAGGAGCCACGCCGCCTACCTGGCGAAAGGCGGCGACCTGAGGAAGATGATCGCGGAGCTCTACGGCAAGGCCACCGGCTGTGCCAAAGGGAAGGGCGGATCGATGCACTTGATCGACGCGGCTCACGGCGTCATGGGAGCCTCGGCCGTGGTCGGGACCACGATCGCGAACGCCGTCGGCTACGCGTACGCGGTCAAGCTGCGCCGGCGCGATCAGGTCGTCGTCAGCTTTTTCGGCGACGGCGGAACCGACGAAGGGGTGTTTCACGAGAGCATGAATTTCGCGGCGCTCAAGGGGCTGCCGATCATTTTCGTCTGCGAGAACAATTTTTACGCCATCCATACGCATCAGAACCGGCGTCAAAAGCTCGCCAACATCTGCGGGCGAGCGCGCGCTTACGGCATGCCGGCCGAGCGGATCGAGGGTAACGACGTGTTTCGCATTCACGAGCGCGTTCGCGACGCGGTCGGCGCACTCGGGGCCGGTGCGAGCGGTCCGTTCTTCTTCGAGTGCTTGACGTACCGCCTGAAGGAGCACGTGGGGCCCAACGAAGACTACCATCTCGGCTACCGCAGGCGCGAGGAAGCCGAGCCGTGGATTGCGGGCGACCCGGTGCGAAGGCTTGCCGCGATGCTGGACGGCGCTCGGCGCGCGCGCATCGAGGATGAGGTGGAGGCGGAAATCAGAGACGCGTTCGCTTTCGCCGAGGCAAGCCCGTTCCCAGAGGCGGCGGAGCTGTTCACGGACGTGACCGAAACGTAG
- a CDS encoding class I SAM-dependent methyltransferase: MDEQLLRRPSKRRIKRIRIYRSLVGLRQRVLELGCGAGDLTCALAEDGEFVAGSDLSFESVRSGKARLLRDREEPRKVAFVQMDARALAFADAAFDVVVSTSMIEHLYPDDLSGHLSEVWRVLKIGGRYLVWCPNGLGRHRHRDFHYSMFSYREWMEKMRAAGFGGFESLLFHRPLFRVDAGWKVRLEEFLSRWRLKILWSHLGVRNVLLLARKEH, encoded by the coding sequence ATGGACGAACAATTGTTGCGGCGGCCGTCGAAGAGGCGAATCAAAAGGATTCGCATTTACCGGAGCCTCGTCGGCCTTCGACAGCGGGTCCTCGAGCTCGGGTGCGGCGCCGGGGATTTGACTTGTGCATTGGCCGAGGACGGAGAATTCGTGGCCGGTTCGGATCTTTCCTTTGAATCGGTCCGTTCGGGCAAGGCGCGGCTGCTCCGGGATCGGGAGGAGCCGCGGAAGGTCGCTTTCGTGCAGATGGACGCACGCGCGCTGGCGTTTGCGGACGCTGCGTTCGACGTCGTGGTGAGCACGTCCATGATCGAGCACCTCTATCCTGACGATCTTTCAGGACACCTTAGCGAGGTGTGGCGCGTGCTGAAAATCGGCGGGCGGTATCTGGTCTGGTGCCCGAACGGCCTCGGCCGTCACCGGCACCGGGACTTTCACTACAGCATGTTCTCGTACCGCGAATGGATGGAGAAAATGCGGGCCGCCGGTTTCGGTGGGTTTGAATCGTTGCTCTTCCACCGGCCCCTGTTTCGTGTGGACGCCGGCTGGAAAGTTCGCCTCGAGGAATTCCTCTCCCGCTGGAGGCTGAAAATCCTGTGGAGCCACCTCGGGGTGAGGAACGTACTCCTCTTGGCGCGAAAGGAACACTGA
- the rfbC gene encoding dTDP-4-dehydrorhamnose 3,5-epimerase, protein MAFRFEPLGASGLILVEPTAFEDRRGFFMEVYKRSEFAGNGIVDVFVQDNCSRSVRGTLRGLHYQRHPKAQAKLVGVVRGEIFDVAVDLRRGSPEYGRCQSVVLSDRNRRMLYVPAGFAHGFCVLSEVADVVYKASAEYDPALDGGILWNDPEIGIRWPIERPLLSEKDARLPRLRDSDPGFRYG, encoded by the coding sequence ATGGCGTTTCGTTTCGAGCCCCTCGGCGCATCCGGCTTGATTCTCGTAGAGCCGACGGCCTTCGAGGACCGGCGTGGCTTTTTCATGGAGGTCTACAAACGCTCCGAGTTCGCCGGGAACGGAATCGTCGATGTTTTCGTCCAGGACAACTGCTCGCGTTCGGTTCGCGGCACCCTGCGCGGCCTCCATTATCAAAGGCATCCCAAAGCTCAGGCGAAACTGGTCGGCGTCGTCCGCGGGGAGATTTTCGACGTCGCCGTCGATCTCAGGCGCGGTTCGCCGGAATACGGCCGCTGTCAGAGCGTCGTGTTGTCGGACCGGAACCGCCGGATGCTCTACGTGCCGGCGGGGTTCGCGCACGGGTTTTGCGTGCTGAGCGAGGTCGCCGACGTGGTCTACAAAGCCAGCGCGGAGTACGATCCGGCGCTCGACGGGGGGATCCTGTGGAACGATCCCGAGATCGGCATCCGGTGGCCGATCGAAAGGCCGCTTCTTTCGGAAAAGGACGCACGACTGCCGCGCCTGCGCGACTCCGATCCGGGCTTCCGCTACGGGTAG
- a CDS encoding transketolase C-terminal domain-containing protein: MERTLSYVEAIREATDQEMERDPAVVVFGLDVDDPKAIQGTTRGLVEKYGPERVFGTPLSEDAMTGVAVGMALAGLRPIHVHIRMDFLMLAMNQLVNVAAKSRYMYGGQVQVPIVVRSMIGKSWGQGAQHSQGLYSFFMHVPGLKVVAPATPYDAKGCLVHAIRDNDPVMYVEHRLLHFQKGPVPERLYSVPPGRARVTAAGKDATLVGISYMQVECLRAQRYLEDAGIAAEVIDPIWLSPLDTETIVESVRKTGHLCVVDNGWSTCGAGAEIVARVAEHFQGSRAIKVKRLGFAPVTCPPTPALEDLYYPNARTIASAVFDLVNGKGQSWQPEERRELQEIEFKGPF, translated from the coding sequence ATGGAACGAACACTTTCCTACGTCGAGGCGATCCGCGAGGCGACCGATCAGGAGATGGAGCGGGATCCCGCCGTGGTCGTGTTCGGCCTCGACGTCGACGATCCGAAAGCGATTCAAGGGACGACGCGCGGCCTCGTGGAAAAATACGGGCCCGAGCGGGTCTTCGGCACGCCTCTTTCCGAGGACGCCATGACAGGAGTCGCCGTCGGCATGGCACTGGCCGGCCTTCGGCCCATCCACGTGCACATCCGCATGGATTTTCTGATGCTGGCGATGAACCAGCTCGTGAACGTTGCGGCCAAGAGCCGCTACATGTACGGAGGCCAGGTGCAGGTGCCGATCGTGGTTCGCTCCATGATCGGCAAGAGCTGGGGCCAGGGAGCGCAGCACTCTCAGGGGCTTTATTCGTTTTTCATGCATGTGCCCGGGCTCAAGGTCGTGGCGCCGGCAACCCCGTACGATGCCAAGGGCTGCCTGGTTCACGCGATCCGGGACAACGATCCCGTGATGTACGTCGAGCACCGCCTGCTGCACTTTCAAAAAGGCCCGGTGCCCGAACGCCTCTACTCGGTGCCGCCGGGGAGAGCGCGCGTCACCGCCGCGGGCAAGGACGCGACCCTGGTCGGGATCTCGTACATGCAGGTGGAGTGCCTGCGGGCGCAGCGCTATCTGGAGGACGCGGGCATCGCCGCCGAGGTGATCGATCCGATCTGGCTGAGCCCTCTCGACACCGAGACGATCGTCGAGTCCGTGCGCAAGACGGGGCATCTTTGCGTGGTGGACAACGGTTGGAGCACGTGCGGAGCGGGAGCCGAGATCGTCGCCCGGGTCGCGGAGCATTTCCAGGGGAGCAGGGCGATCAAGGTCAAACGGCTCGGCTTTGCGCCGGTGACCTGCCCGCCGACGCCGGCTCTCGAGGACCTTTATTACCCCAACGCACGCACCATCGCGTCGGCCGTCTTCGATCTCGTGAACGGCAAAGGGCAATCCTGGCAGCCGGAAGAACGGCGCGAGCTTCAGGAAATCGAGTTCAAGGGGCCTTTTTGA
- a CDS encoding GDP-L-fucose synthase — protein sequence MNVVIEEKSKIYVAGGDTLVGASLLAELERRGYRRIVNRSVPEPDLADPAETDEFFRTTLPELVFVAAGKSGGIEANRKYPASLMADNLLVATNVIRAAHRHGVRKLLYLASSCVYPRLCPQPMEVGSLMTGPLEPTNEAYAAAKLAGLILCRAYRVEHGVNFVTLIPANPFGPGDDFSLEGSHVIAALMRRMHAAKIRGESTVRVWGSGRPRREFIFARDLADACIFVMQRYEDDEPINVGVGSDLSIAELAELVRETVGYRGRLEFDPGQPDGMPAKLLDSSRLRAMGWRPQTPLKTALAETYEWFCKAAEKEHGDRAFL from the coding sequence ATGAACGTGGTCATCGAAGAGAAATCGAAAATCTATGTCGCCGGGGGCGATACCCTGGTCGGGGCGAGCCTGCTGGCGGAGCTGGAGCGGCGGGGGTATCGTCGAATCGTCAACCGGAGCGTGCCCGAGCCCGACCTCGCCGACCCGGCCGAAACCGATGAATTTTTCCGCACCACGCTTCCCGAGCTCGTTTTCGTCGCCGCCGGAAAATCGGGCGGCATCGAGGCCAACCGGAAATATCCGGCGAGCCTCATGGCGGACAACCTCCTCGTGGCGACGAACGTGATCCGGGCGGCTCACCGCCACGGGGTGCGGAAGCTTCTGTATCTCGCCAGCTCTTGCGTCTATCCCAGGCTTTGCCCGCAGCCCATGGAGGTTGGCTCCCTGATGACGGGGCCGCTGGAGCCGACCAACGAGGCCTATGCGGCGGCGAAGCTCGCGGGACTGATCCTCTGCCGCGCCTATCGGGTCGAGCACGGGGTGAATTTCGTGACGCTGATCCCGGCCAACCCTTTCGGGCCGGGCGACGATTTCAGCCTCGAGGGGTCGCACGTGATCGCGGCGCTGATGCGGCGCATGCACGCAGCGAAGATCCGCGGCGAGAGCACGGTCAGGGTGTGGGGCAGCGGGCGGCCGCGGCGCGAATTCATCTTCGCCCGAGACCTCGCCGATGCCTGTATCTTCGTCATGCAGCGCTACGAGGACGACGAGCCGATCAATGTCGGTGTGGGCTCGGATCTCTCGATCGCCGAGCTCGCGGAGCTGGTGCGCGAGACGGTCGGCTATCGCGGCCGACTGGAGTTCGATCCGGGTCAGCCTGACGGAATGCCGGCGAAGCTGCTCGACTCGAGTCGCCTCAGGGCCATGGGCTGGCGTCCGCAGACGCCGCTCAAGACCGCTCTCGCCGAGACCTACGAGTGGTTTTGCAAGGCGGCAGAGAAGGAGCACGGTGACCGAGCGTTTCTATAG
- a CDS encoding kinase, with amino-acid sequence MIISRTPFRISFFGGGTDYPDWYREHGGAVLGATIDKYCYLTCRYLPPFFEHRFRVVYSRIENCQTADEVAHPVVRAMLRYLGIERGLEIHHDGDLPARSGMGSSSAFTVGLLHALCALQGRMLSKEQLAAESIHLEQNVLRETVGSQDQVLAAYGGLNHIVFMTNGSFAVRPVTIGTDRLQELNDHLMLFFTGINRTASQVAQSYIGNVNGRRRELRILGDLVGESLSILNGTQGIAAFGELLNEAWQVKRSLSQEVSNAAVDEIYREATAAGAIGGKLLGAGGGGFMLLFVPPDRQPDVRARLGNLIHVPFKFEFTGTQIIFFDPEVDYSAEERHRSTRCAAPFRELATLPGEKGI; translated from the coding sequence GTGATCATCAGTAGAACTCCTTTTCGGATCTCGTTCTTCGGGGGCGGGACGGACTACCCCGATTGGTACCGGGAGCACGGGGGAGCTGTCCTGGGGGCCACGATCGACAAATACTGCTATCTCACCTGCCGGTACCTGCCGCCGTTTTTCGAGCACCGTTTCCGAGTGGTCTATTCCAGGATAGAAAATTGCCAGACCGCGGACGAGGTCGCACATCCGGTTGTCCGCGCGATGCTTCGGTACCTCGGCATCGAGCGGGGTCTCGAGATCCACCACGATGGCGACCTGCCGGCGAGAAGCGGCATGGGGTCCAGCTCCGCGTTCACGGTGGGGCTCCTGCACGCGCTCTGCGCGCTGCAGGGGCGGATGCTGAGCAAAGAGCAACTGGCCGCGGAGAGCATCCATCTCGAACAAAACGTGCTCCGGGAAACCGTGGGCTCGCAGGACCAGGTTCTGGCCGCTTACGGCGGCCTGAACCACATCGTTTTCATGACGAACGGATCGTTCGCCGTGAGGCCGGTCACCATCGGAACCGACCGGCTCCAGGAATTGAACGACCATTTGATGCTTTTCTTTACCGGAATCAATCGGACGGCGTCGCAAGTGGCGCAGAGTTATATCGGAAACGTCAACGGAAGGAGGCGGGAGCTGCGGATCCTGGGCGACTTGGTCGGCGAGAGCCTGTCGATTCTGAACGGAACGCAAGGGATCGCCGCCTTCGGGGAGTTGCTCAACGAAGCGTGGCAGGTCAAGCGAAGCCTCAGTCAAGAGGTTTCGAACGCAGCCGTCGACGAGATCTACCGGGAAGCAACGGCGGCCGGGGCCATCGGCGGAAAGCTCCTCGGAGCCGGCGGTGGCGGCTTCATGCTGCTTTTCGTTCCGCCCGACAGACAACCCGACGTGCGAGCGCGTCTCGGAAATCTCATCCACGTTCCTTTCAAGTTCGAGTTTACCGGGACTCAGATCATCTTTTTCGATCCCGAGGTGGACTACTCGGCCGAGGAACGACACCGTTCGACGCGGTGCGCTGCCCCGTTCCGCGAGCTCGCCACCCTCCCGGGAGAAAAAGGGATCTGA
- a CDS encoding glucose-1-phosphate thymidylyltransferase gives MKALVLSGGQGTRLRPITSTGAKQLIPVANRPILFYVLDNVARAGLREVGMIISPETGNEIRRVVGSGERWGMNVEYILQDRPGGLAHAVKTARPFLGDSPFVMYLGDNLIGTGIEAFIAKFESAGCAAVILLKEVEDARWFGVAELGPGGRVVRLLEKPRNPPSNLALVGVYVFSPQVHAAIDAIRPSARGELEITDAIQQLIDWNLPVESHVVEGWWLDTGKKDDLLAANTVVLDQWLKSDNQGELDSTSQVTGRVKIGKGSRLVNSRIRGPAIVGENVLIEDSFIGPYSSIGDGTRIRKSVVEHCVVLENCRIDSIDRLEDSVLGKNVTVATNHGSHRALRLLLGDYSAVEL, from the coding sequence GTGAAAGCGCTGGTCTTGAGCGGCGGTCAGGGGACGAGGCTTAGGCCCATCACCTCCACGGGAGCCAAGCAGCTCATCCCCGTGGCAAACCGGCCGATCCTTTTCTACGTGCTGGACAACGTGGCCCGGGCGGGGCTGCGTGAAGTCGGCATGATCATATCGCCGGAAACCGGAAACGAGATCCGGCGCGTGGTGGGCTCGGGCGAACGGTGGGGCATGAACGTGGAGTATATCCTGCAGGACCGCCCCGGCGGGCTTGCCCACGCCGTCAAAACGGCGCGGCCGTTTCTCGGCGACTCGCCGTTCGTCATGTATCTGGGGGATAATCTCATCGGCACCGGGATCGAGGCGTTCATCGCCAAGTTCGAGAGCGCGGGGTGCGCCGCGGTCATCCTTCTCAAAGAGGTCGAGGACGCGCGGTGGTTCGGGGTGGCCGAGCTGGGTCCGGGCGGCAGGGTGGTCCGGCTCCTGGAAAAACCCCGGAACCCCCCTTCCAACCTGGCGCTCGTGGGAGTTTACGTTTTCTCGCCGCAAGTTCATGCGGCGATCGACGCCATCCGCCCCTCGGCCCGGGGCGAGCTGGAGATCACCGATGCGATCCAGCAGCTGATCGACTGGAACTTGCCCGTCGAAAGTCACGTGGTGGAGGGGTGGTGGCTGGATACCGGAAAGAAGGACGATCTTCTGGCCGCCAACACCGTGGTCCTCGACCAGTGGCTGAAGAGCGACAATCAGGGAGAGTTGGATAGCACGAGCCAGGTCACCGGGCGCGTGAAGATCGGCAAGGGCAGCCGGCTGGTCAACAGCAGGATTCGCGGTCCGGCGATCGTAGGGGAGAACGTGCTCATCGAGGATTCCTTCATCGGTCCTTACAGCAGCATCGGCGACGGGACCCGGATTCGGAAGTCCGTCGTCGAGCATTGCGTGGTGCTGGAAAACTGCAGGATCGACTCCATCGACCGGCTGGAGGACAGCGTTCTCGGGAAAAACGTGACCGTGGCGACCAATCACGGCTCGCACCGGGCGTTGCGGTTGCTTCTCGGCGACTATTCCGCGGTGGAGCTGTGA
- a CDS encoding NAD(P)-dependent oxidoreductase, with protein MRVLVTGAAGYLGSVLCERLLEGGCSVTAVDNLMYGQRSLFHLCANARFEFVYGDVRDEAVLKPLVSQADVLIPLAAIVGAPACDRDPDLARSVNLEAVRLLNRLRSPRQLVIFPTTNSGYGTQSGDVFCTEETPLQPISLYGQTKSQAETELLQSPNVVTLRLATVFGMSPRMRLDLLVNHFVHVAATDGYLVIFEKDFKRNYIHIRDVADCFVHSIENGERMAGRPYNAGLDTANLSKEELALKIKEYVPNFYIHFAEVGTDPDRRNYIVSNRRLKEAGFEARRSLDEGIQELLKGYRMMGRSEFKNV; from the coding sequence ATGCGTGTTCTTGTCACCGGCGCGGCGGGCTATCTGGGTTCGGTCCTGTGCGAGCGCCTTCTCGAGGGCGGATGTAGCGTTACCGCCGTCGACAATCTGATGTATGGGCAGCGCAGCCTGTTTCACCTCTGCGCGAACGCCCGCTTTGAGTTCGTCTACGGAGACGTCCGGGACGAAGCCGTCCTAAAGCCCCTGGTCTCGCAAGCCGACGTTCTCATTCCGTTGGCGGCGATCGTCGGGGCTCCAGCCTGCGACCGCGATCCCGATCTTGCCCGGAGCGTCAACCTTGAGGCCGTGCGCTTGCTCAACCGTTTGCGCTCGCCCCGGCAGCTGGTCATTTTCCCCACGACCAACAGCGGCTACGGAACCCAGTCGGGCGACGTTTTCTGCACCGAGGAGACGCCGCTTCAGCCGATCTCACTCTATGGACAGACGAAGAGTCAGGCCGAGACGGAACTGCTGCAATCCCCGAATGTGGTGACGTTGCGCCTGGCCACGGTGTTCGGGATGTCCCCGCGAATGCGGCTCGACCTGCTCGTCAACCACTTCGTCCATGTCGCCGCTACGGACGGGTACCTGGTCATTTTCGAGAAGGATTTCAAGCGCAATTACATCCATATCCGCGACGTGGCCGATTGCTTCGTCCATTCGATCGAGAACGGAGAGCGCATGGCGGGCAGGCCCTACAACGCGGGGCTCGACACCGCCAATCTGTCCAAGGAAGAGCTGGCGCTCAAGATCAAGGAATACGTGCCCAATTTTTACATCCATTTCGCCGAGGTCGGAACCGACCCGGACAGGCGCAACTACATCGTCTCGAACCGACGGCTGAAGGAGGCCGGCTTCGAAGCGCGGCGCTCGCTCGACGAGGGGATCCAGGAGCTCCTGAAAGGCTATCGCATGATGGGCCGATCGGAGTTCAAGAACGTCTAG
- the rfbB gene encoding dTDP-glucose 4,6-dehydratase, protein MRRILVTGGAGFIGSNFIRYWLERHPEDRLVNLDKLTYAGNLENLADVESHPSYRFVRGDICDATLVGRLFAEEGIDTVVHFAAESHVDRSILGPDEFIRTNIQGTFTLLEAARKAWLAEGLGPARPGCRFVHVSTDEVYGSLGPEEPSFSETTAYAPNSPYSASKASSDHLVRAYHHTYRLPTIVTHCSNNYGPFQFPEKLIPLVIQRALKGEPIPVYGDGGNVRDWLYVEDHCRALEAVLERGGTGESYNIGGSNQWHNIDLVRLICDLLDRRLDNGLVPRRSLITLVQDRPGHDRRYAMDTTKIRRELGWCPIDDLPSGIAKTVDWYLAHRGWVERVITGEYKTYFDTQYGKRLALKNRQS, encoded by the coding sequence ATGCGGCGCATTCTAGTCACGGGCGGAGCCGGGTTCATCGGCTCGAACTTCATCCGGTACTGGCTCGAGCGCCACCCCGAAGACCGGCTGGTGAACCTCGACAAGCTGACCTATGCCGGCAACCTCGAAAACCTCGCAGACGTCGAGTCGCATCCGTCGTATCGCTTCGTTCGCGGCGACATTTGCGATGCGACGCTGGTCGGGCGCCTGTTTGCAGAGGAAGGTATCGACACAGTCGTCCATTTTGCGGCGGAGTCGCACGTGGATCGTTCGATTCTCGGTCCGGACGAGTTCATCCGCACCAACATCCAGGGGACGTTCACGCTGCTCGAGGCGGCAAGGAAGGCGTGGCTTGCGGAAGGCCTGGGCCCGGCCAGGCCCGGTTGTCGGTTTGTCCACGTGTCGACGGACGAGGTCTACGGTTCGCTGGGTCCGGAAGAGCCGTCTTTCAGCGAGACCACCGCCTACGCGCCCAACAGCCCCTACTCCGCGAGCAAGGCGTCGTCGGATCATCTGGTGCGCGCGTACCACCACACGTACAGGCTCCCGACGATCGTAACACACTGCTCGAACAACTACGGGCCGTTTCAGTTTCCGGAAAAGCTGATTCCGCTCGTGATCCAGCGAGCGCTCAAGGGAGAGCCGATTCCGGTATACGGCGACGGCGGCAACGTTCGTGACTGGCTGTACGTGGAGGATCACTGCCGGGCTCTCGAGGCCGTGCTCGAGCGGGGAGGAACCGGCGAGAGCTACAACATCGGGGGATCGAACCAGTGGCACAACATCGATCTGGTGCGCCTGATCTGCGATCTGCTGGACCGACGGCTCGATAACGGCCTGGTTCCCCGCCGCTCGTTGATCACGCTCGTGCAGGACCGCCCCGGTCACGACCGCCGCTACGCGATGGATACGACGAAGATCCGCCGCGAGCTCGGATGGTGTCCGATCGACGACCTGCCGAGCGGCATCGCCAAAACCGTCGACTGGTATCTGGCACATCGCGGCTGGGTCGAGCGCGTGATCACGGGCGAGTACAAGACCTACTTCGACACGCAGTACGGGAAGCGGCTCGCGCTAAAGAACCGGCAAAGCTGA
- a CDS encoding HAD-IIIA family hydrolase, protein MRGRGVSGLADVTGVILAGGLGTRLRSIVADRPKVLAEVCGRPFLAYLLDRLSGAGLRNIVISTGYLGEQIERAFGNCYRNLRLVYSREARPLGTGGALRLALPLLDSDPVLVLNGDSCCDADLHSFWRSHVARQARATLLLVRAEDMGRYGSVECGDDGQVTAFREKGRGGEGWISAGVYLIDRSLIEEISAGETVSLETDVFPGWIGCGLFAYRGSGRFIDIGTPESFAAAERFFAPDRAAPQDRRFVVLDRDGTINEEREYLSDPDQVRLIPGAAEGLRRLKEMGLGLVVITNQSGVGRGYFDRARLDAIHRRLSELLQAEGVALDGIYVCPHTPEDKCSCRKPRTALLDRAAGELGFKPELGFVIGDKPCDIEMGAAVGATTFLVRTGYGAHYAADGAVCADHVVEDLREACAVIRRLLEREDREVARDHQ, encoded by the coding sequence ATGAGGGGGCGGGGCGTCAGTGGACTGGCGGACGTGACGGGCGTGATCCTGGCGGGAGGGCTGGGAACGCGCCTGCGGTCCATAGTTGCCGATCGGCCGAAGGTTCTCGCGGAAGTTTGCGGCCGGCCGTTCCTCGCTTATCTACTCGATCGGCTGTCCGGTGCCGGGCTGCGAAACATAGTGATCTCGACCGGGTATCTGGGGGAGCAGATCGAACGTGCTTTCGGGAACTGCTACAGGAACCTGCGACTCGTTTACTCGCGGGAGGCCCGGCCGCTCGGGACGGGAGGAGCGTTGAGGCTTGCGCTGCCGTTGCTCGACTCCGACCCCGTTCTGGTATTGAACGGCGACTCCTGCTGCGACGCCGATCTCCACTCCTTTTGGCGCTCCCACGTGGCCCGGCAAGCCAGAGCGACGCTCCTGCTCGTCCGGGCGGAGGACATGGGTCGCTACGGGTCCGTCGAGTGCGGGGACGACGGTCAGGTGACGGCGTTTCGAGAAAAGGGCCGAGGGGGCGAGGGCTGGATCAGCGCGGGGGTCTATCTCATCGACCGTTCGCTGATCGAAGAAATTTCTGCGGGCGAGACGGTGTCGCTGGAAACGGACGTCTTCCCCGGGTGGATCGGCTGTGGACTCTTCGCGTATCGGGGCAGCGGTCGGTTCATCGACATCGGGACGCCCGAGTCGTTCGCCGCGGCGGAGCGGTTTTTCGCCCCGGATCGCGCCGCGCCGCAGGACCGCCGTTTTGTCGTGCTGGACCGCGACGGCACGATCAACGAGGAGCGCGAATATCTTTCGGACCCGGACCAGGTTCGGTTGATCCCGGGAGCCGCCGAAGGGCTGCGGCGACTCAAAGAGATGGGGTTGGGACTGGTCGTGATCACCAACCAGTCGGGAGTCGGGCGCGGGTACTTCGACCGTGCGCGGCTCGATGCGATTCACCGCAGGCTGAGCGAGCTTCTCCAGGCCGAGGGGGTCGCGCTGGATGGCATTTACGTCTGCCCGCACACGCCCGAAGATAAATGTTCCTGCCGCAAGCCGAGGACCGCACTGCTCGACCGGGCGGCCGGGGAGCTGGGCTTCAAGCCGGAGCTCGGCTTCGTGATCGGGGACAAACCGTGTGATATCGAAATGGGAGCGGCGGTCGGCGCAACCACGTTCCTGGTGCGCACGGGCTATGGTGCCCATTATGCTGCGGACGGAGCTGTCTGCGCCGACCATGTCGTGGAAGACCTGCGCGAGGCTTGCGCCGTGATTCGGCGCCTGCTGGAGCGAGAAGACAGAGAGGTGGCGCGTGATCATCAGTAG
- the rfbD gene encoding dTDP-4-dehydrorhamnose reductase, which yields MRVVVIGAKGQLGSDLVKVLSGQVVGALKQSDLDIRDAARVREVLSRLKPDAVVNTAAFNRVDDCEDDPATAFSVNAYGPRNLARVCAEVNCVLMHISTDYVFGGEKRSPYTEDDSPNPLSVYGTSKLAGEYFVRNACPRHFVVRTSGLYGVAGSRGKGGNFVETMIRLAREGKPVRVVDDQVLTPTYTKDLAEKLEQLLRTDRYGLYHITNSGQCSWYEFAAKIFALTNLRPDFASTTSEAFGSKARRPAYSVLESERLRRAGFRPLNSWEEALGNYLAERTAVLNPAPGSSPR from the coding sequence ATGCGGGTTGTCGTCATCGGCGCTAAGGGCCAGCTCGGCAGCGATCTCGTGAAGGTCCTGTCGGGCCAGGTCGTGGGCGCCTTGAAGCAGAGCGATCTCGATATCCGCGATGCGGCGCGTGTCCGGGAAGTGCTTTCGCGGTTGAAGCCCGACGCCGTCGTCAATACGGCGGCCTTCAACCGCGTCGACGATTGCGAGGACGATCCCGCCACCGCCTTCTCGGTGAACGCCTACGGCCCGCGCAACCTGGCGCGCGTCTGCGCGGAGGTGAACTGCGTCCTGATGCACATCAGCACCGACTACGTTTTCGGCGGCGAAAAACGGTCGCCGTACACGGAAGACGATTCGCCCAATCCGCTGAGCGTGTACGGGACGTCGAAGCTTGCCGGAGAATACTTCGTTCGCAATGCCTGCCCCAGGCATTTCGTCGTCAGGACCTCGGGGCTCTACGGCGTGGCAGGATCGAGAGGCAAAGGCGGCAATTTCGTCGAGACCATGATCCGCCTCGCCAGGGAAGGAAAGCCGGTCCGCGTGGTCGATGATCAGGTCCTCACCCCGACATATACGAAAGACCTCGCGGAGAAGCTCGAACAGTTGCTGCGTACGGATCGCTACGGACTTTACCATATCACCAACAGCGGCCAATGCTCATGGTACGAGTTTGCCGCGAAGATCTTCGCGCTGACGAATCTCCGGCCCGACTTCGCGTCGACCACAAGCGAGGCCTTCGGATCGAAAGCCCGCCGCCCGGCTTACTCGGTTCTGGAAAGCGAAAGGCTGCGGAGAGCGGGATTCCGGCCGTTAAATTCGTGGGAAGAAGCGCTCGGCAATTATCTCGCCGAGAGGACGGCGGTCCTGAATCCCGCGCCGGGAAGCTCCCCCCGATGA